From a region of the Rathayibacter sp. VKM Ac-2804 genome:
- a CDS encoding DUF4129 domain-containing protein, with protein MIRLALAAAPLDPDAEEARRLLLEELADPRYRAAEPSWFDRLVQAVRDWFTSLTLPGDGVGVPLAAVIGVLVLGALVVVALVLAGRPRLRQRSRGAGAVLADDDGRSAADLRALAEAAAARGAWDEALVERFRALVRALDERTILTVSPGTTAHGFSRRAASAFPASADALRRSADDFDRVRYLGLPSGPAEYERVAELDRALSAAAVPLEVLR; from the coding sequence GTGATCCGACTCGCCCTCGCTGCGGCTCCGCTCGACCCCGACGCCGAGGAGGCCCGGCGCCTGCTCCTCGAGGAGCTCGCCGATCCGCGCTACCGCGCCGCCGAGCCGAGCTGGTTCGACCGCCTGGTGCAGGCGGTGCGCGACTGGTTCACCTCGCTCACCCTGCCGGGCGACGGGGTCGGCGTGCCGCTCGCGGCGGTGATCGGCGTGCTCGTCCTCGGGGCGCTCGTCGTGGTGGCCCTCGTCCTCGCGGGACGCCCGCGACTGCGGCAGCGCAGTCGCGGGGCCGGAGCGGTCCTGGCCGACGACGACGGCCGCTCGGCCGCGGACCTCCGCGCCCTCGCCGAGGCGGCGGCCGCGCGCGGCGCCTGGGACGAGGCGCTGGTGGAGCGGTTCCGAGCCCTGGTGCGCGCCCTCGACGAGCGCACGATCCTGACCGTCTCGCCCGGGACGACCGCGCACGGCTTCTCCCGCCGGGCGGCCTCCGCCTTCCCCGCCTCGGCCGACGCGCTGCGGCGCTCGGCCGACGACTTCGACCGGGTCCGCTACCTGGGCCTGCCCAGCGGACCCGCCGAGTACGAGCGCGTCGCCGAGCTCGACCGCGCGCTCTCGGCCGCGGCGGTCCCGCTCGAGGTGCTCCGATGA
- a CDS encoding stage II sporulation protein M, giving the protein MDIDALSAARSAQWTRLDELARKRRLTGGEADELVERYQAASADLAAISSTAGSTAVGTRLAVSLSRARGRLTGTREEPLAAVARFAVVSLPAALYRIRWLTLAVALATVLVAGLYAVWILGDPRLLAALGDDEQLRRFAQEDFVDYYSENPAASFAGQVWTNNAWIAAQCVAFGIVGVYVPYILLQNAQNLGTSVAVMFHVGEGDTFFLYILPHGLLELTAVFVAAAAGLRIFWAWIAPGPRTRGQALAEDARSLFTVAIGLVFVLLVSGVIEGFVTPAPWPWWLKIGIGALALGGFLAYVLVLGRRAVQAGETGDLGRFDAGSRSISEA; this is encoded by the coding sequence CGCAGCGCCCAGTGGACCCGCCTCGACGAGCTCGCCCGGAAGCGCCGGCTGACCGGCGGCGAGGCCGACGAGCTCGTCGAGCGCTACCAGGCCGCCTCCGCCGACCTCGCCGCGATCTCCTCCACCGCGGGCTCGACCGCCGTCGGCACCCGCCTCGCCGTCTCGCTCTCGCGGGCGCGGGGCAGGCTCACCGGCACGCGGGAGGAGCCGCTCGCGGCCGTCGCCCGCTTCGCGGTCGTCTCGCTCCCCGCCGCCCTGTACCGGATCCGCTGGCTGACCCTGGCCGTCGCACTCGCCACCGTGCTGGTCGCCGGCCTCTACGCGGTGTGGATCCTCGGCGATCCGCGCCTGCTGGCCGCGCTGGGCGACGACGAGCAGCTGCGCCGCTTCGCCCAGGAGGACTTCGTCGACTACTACTCGGAGAACCCGGCGGCGTCCTTCGCCGGCCAGGTCTGGACGAACAACGCCTGGATCGCGGCGCAGTGCGTCGCCTTCGGCATCGTCGGCGTCTACGTGCCGTACATCCTGCTGCAGAACGCGCAGAACCTCGGCACCTCGGTCGCGGTGATGTTCCACGTCGGCGAGGGCGACACGTTCTTCCTCTACATCCTCCCGCACGGCCTGCTCGAGCTGACCGCGGTGTTCGTCGCGGCGGCGGCCGGTCTGCGGATCTTCTGGGCGTGGATCGCGCCGGGTCCGCGCACCCGCGGGCAGGCGCTCGCGGAGGACGCGCGGAGTCTGTTCACCGTCGCGATCGGGCTGGTCTTCGTCCTGCTCGTCTCGGGCGTGATCGAGGGCTTCGTGACGCCGGCGCCGTGGCCGTGGTGGCTGAAGATCGGCATCGGCGCGCTCGCGCTGGGCGGCTTCCTCGCCTACGTCCTGGTGCTCGGCCGCCGGGCCGTTCAGGCGGGCGAGACGGGCGACCTCGGCCGCTTCGACGCTGGCTCGCGCAGCATCAGCGAGGCCTGA
- a CDS encoding MoxR family ATPase, which translates to MSDSSLPPIADDELRRELDRVRTEVGRAVVGQDGAVSGLLIALLAGGHVLLEGVPGVAKTLLVRALSVSLGLDTRRVQFTPDLMPGDITGSLVYDASTSGFAFREGPVFTNLLLADEINRTPPKTQAALLEAMEERQVSVDGRTLRLPDPFLVAATQNPVEYEGTYLLPEAQLDRFLLKLVLDVPPRDVEVEVLARHAAGFDPRDLAAAGVHPVLDAGRLRAAQASVRRVGAGPDVLGYIVDVARATRESPSVKLGVSPRGSTALLAASRAWAWLNGYGSITPDHVQAMVLPVLRHRMQLQPEAELEGVRTEAVLGGILQQVRVPV; encoded by the coding sequence ATGAGCGACTCCTCCCTCCCTCCGATCGCGGACGACGAGCTCCGCCGCGAGCTCGACCGCGTGCGCACCGAGGTCGGCCGCGCCGTCGTCGGGCAGGACGGCGCCGTCTCCGGGCTGCTGATCGCCCTGCTGGCCGGCGGTCACGTCCTGCTCGAGGGCGTCCCCGGCGTCGCCAAGACCCTGCTCGTGCGCGCCCTCTCGGTCTCGCTCGGCCTCGACACCCGGCGCGTGCAGTTCACCCCCGACCTGATGCCCGGCGACATCACCGGCTCCCTCGTCTACGACGCCTCCACCTCGGGCTTCGCCTTCCGCGAGGGACCGGTCTTCACCAACCTGCTGCTCGCGGACGAGATCAACCGCACCCCGCCGAAGACGCAGGCCGCGCTGCTCGAGGCGATGGAGGAGCGCCAGGTGAGCGTCGACGGCCGGACGCTGCGCCTCCCCGACCCGTTCCTGGTCGCTGCGACGCAGAACCCGGTCGAGTACGAGGGCACCTATCTGCTCCCCGAGGCGCAGCTCGACCGCTTCCTGCTCAAGCTGGTGCTCGACGTGCCGCCGCGCGACGTCGAGGTGGAGGTGCTCGCGCGCCACGCGGCGGGCTTCGACCCGCGCGACCTCGCCGCCGCCGGCGTGCATCCCGTGCTCGACGCCGGTCGGCTGCGTGCGGCGCAGGCCTCCGTCCGCCGGGTCGGGGCGGGCCCGGACGTGCTCGGCTACATCGTCGACGTCGCCCGCGCGACCCGCGAGAGCCCGAGCGTGAAGCTCGGTGTCAGCCCGCGCGGATCGACGGCGCTGCTCGCCGCGAGCCGCGCCTGGGCCTGGCTGAACGGCTACGGCTCGATCACTCCCGACCACGTGCAGGCGATGGTGCTGCCCGTGCTGCGGCACCGGATGCAGCTCCAGCCCGAGGCGGAGCTCGAGGGCGTGCGCACGGAGGCCGTCCTCGGCGGCATCCTGCAGCAGGTCCGCGTCCCGGTCTGA
- the mtrA gene encoding MtrAB system response regulator MtrA has translation MSARILVVDDDAALAEMIGIVLRAEDWDVSFCADGTGALEAFRRARPDLVLLDLMLPGIDGIEVCRRIRAESGVPIIMLTAKSDTSDVVQGLESGADDYMVKPFDPKELVARIKTRLRPSQVAANAVLQVGDLSLDVAGHEVRRGETRIGLTPLEFDLLLALASKPQQVFTREMLLEQVWGYHYKADTRLVNVHVQRLRAKVEKDPDDPRIVMTVRGVGYRAGSVLSS, from the coding sequence ATGAGCGCGCGAATCCTGGTGGTCGACGACGATGCGGCCCTGGCCGAGATGATCGGCATCGTCCTGCGCGCGGAGGACTGGGACGTCTCCTTCTGCGCCGACGGCACGGGGGCCCTCGAGGCCTTCCGCCGAGCCCGGCCGGACCTGGTCCTGCTCGACCTGATGCTGCCCGGCATCGACGGCATCGAGGTCTGCCGCCGGATCCGCGCCGAGTCCGGCGTCCCGATCATCATGCTGACCGCCAAGTCCGACACCTCCGACGTCGTGCAGGGCCTCGAGTCCGGCGCGGACGACTACATGGTCAAGCCGTTCGACCCGAAGGAGCTCGTCGCGCGGATCAAGACGCGCCTGCGCCCCTCCCAGGTCGCCGCCAACGCCGTGCTGCAGGTCGGCGATCTCAGCCTCGACGTGGCCGGGCACGAGGTCCGCCGCGGCGAGACCCGCATCGGCCTGACGCCGCTCGAGTTCGACCTCCTCCTGGCGCTCGCCTCGAAGCCGCAGCAGGTCTTCACCCGCGAGATGCTGCTCGAGCAGGTCTGGGGCTACCACTACAAGGCCGACACCCGGCTCGTGAACGTCCATGTGCAGCGACTGCGCGCGAAGGTCGAGAAGGACCCGGACGACCCGCGGATCGTGATGACCGTGCGCGGCGTCGGCTACCGCGCCGGCTCCGTGCTCTCGAGCTGA
- a CDS encoding DUF58 domain-containing protein: MHLTGRSVLVLLVGLVPVVLLGRRAGVAFAVLGLWLLVWLVLVGIDLAVAGSARAVVLERRTPDRVRLGERAEATLLITNTGRRRITGVVRDAWEPSAGAVSTRSLLRLPPGERRAVRTVLEPRRRGERRALHATIRSNGILGLAGRQATIAAPAVVRVLPPFRSRRHLPSRLARLRELEGRTSVMIRGQGTEFDSLREYVRGDDVRSLDWRATARRREPVVRTWRPERDRRVVVVLDTGRTSAARIDDEPRLDTAIEASLLLSALAASAGDRVDVLAFDRARRARVHGATGTEVLSRVVDALAPVQPQLIETDWSAVPGQVRTLVSQRSLVVLLTALDSVGAAESLLAVLPQLTRRHTVVVACALDPELARMAADRRDRGAVYAAAAAERALADADRLAAAVRRLGGDVVLASPEKLPPALADRYLALKAAGRL; encoded by the coding sequence GTGCATCTCACCGGGCGCTCCGTCCTCGTCCTCCTCGTCGGCCTCGTGCCGGTCGTCCTGCTGGGGCGCCGGGCCGGGGTCGCCTTCGCCGTGCTCGGGCTCTGGCTGCTGGTCTGGCTCGTCCTGGTCGGCATCGATCTGGCCGTGGCCGGCTCCGCCCGTGCCGTCGTGCTCGAGCGGCGGACGCCCGACCGGGTGCGCCTCGGTGAGCGCGCCGAGGCGACCCTCCTGATCACGAACACAGGGCGGCGCCGGATCACCGGCGTCGTCCGCGACGCCTGGGAGCCGTCCGCCGGTGCTGTCTCGACCCGCTCCCTGCTGCGGCTGCCCCCCGGTGAGCGGCGAGCGGTCCGCACCGTGCTCGAGCCGCGCCGCCGCGGCGAGCGCCGGGCGCTGCACGCGACGATCCGCTCGAACGGGATCCTCGGGCTGGCCGGCAGGCAGGCGACGATCGCCGCGCCCGCGGTCGTGCGGGTGCTGCCGCCGTTCCGCTCCCGTCGGCACCTGCCCTCCCGACTCGCCCGGCTCCGCGAGCTGGAGGGGCGGACCAGCGTGATGATCCGCGGCCAGGGCACCGAGTTCGACAGCCTGCGCGAGTACGTCCGCGGCGACGACGTCCGCTCGCTGGACTGGCGCGCCACCGCCCGGCGCCGCGAGCCCGTCGTCCGCACCTGGCGCCCCGAGCGCGACCGGCGAGTGGTGGTCGTGCTCGACACCGGCCGCACCTCCGCCGCCCGGATCGACGACGAGCCGCGCCTGGACACGGCGATCGAGGCGTCCCTGCTGCTGTCCGCGCTGGCCGCCTCCGCCGGTGACCGCGTGGACGTCCTGGCCTTCGACCGCGCCCGGCGCGCGCGCGTGCACGGCGCGACCGGCACCGAGGTGCTGAGCCGCGTCGTCGACGCGCTCGCCCCCGTGCAGCCGCAGCTGATCGAGACCGACTGGTCGGCCGTGCCGGGCCAGGTCCGCACGCTGGTGTCGCAGCGCTCGCTCGTCGTGCTGCTCACCGCGCTCGACTCCGTGGGAGCGGCGGAGAGCCTGCTCGCCGTCCTGCCCCAGCTCACCCGGCGGCACACCGTGGTCGTCGCCTGCGCGCTCGACCCGGAGCTGGCGCGGATGGCCGCCGATCGCCGCGACCGCGGCGCGGTCTACGCGGCCGCCGCCGCGGAGCGCGCGCTCGCCGACGCGGACCGGCTCGCGGCCGCCGTGCGACGGCTCGGCGGCGACGTGGTGCTCGCCTCGCCCGAGAAGCTGCCGCCCGCCCTGGCCGACCGCTACCTCGCGCTGAAGGCGGCCGGCCGGCTCTGA
- a CDS encoding DUF4350 domain-containing protein: MTAPTGSGGPVDTVSSPTLGALLRRGRVWALLALIVAVGTVLLTVATGSPVPADDLDVDSAAPDGGRALAQVLRGEGIDVVRADGLDEALRALGPGSTLLIDDPGSALDEEQYARLADEADTVVLVEPTGAALEALLPGVAFAGAPQDDGVLAASCALPAAERAGGIPAGGSTFRVLEGGAVGCFPSGDDAFALVADSPAAGPDVVAVGDADLLRNGAIAEEGRAALALGLLGAEDRLVWYRAGAADAATATVDPADLAPGWVTPALLLLVGVFVASAVWRGRRFGPLAVEPLPVVVHASETARGAPASTPGATRVRALDALRIGTLHRAAAVLGLAPSSGVDEVVAGAAALLERDPRALRRLLVDDEPADDAALVAASDELLRFERALRAARAPRLDPARSDAERPDTERPDAERPDHERPEGPLR; encoded by the coding sequence ATGACCGCGCCGACCGGCTCCGGCGGGCCCGTCGACACCGTCTCGTCCCCCACCCTCGGCGCCCTGCTGCGCCGGGGCCGCGTCTGGGCGCTCCTCGCGCTGATCGTCGCCGTCGGCACGGTGCTGCTCACCGTGGCGACCGGCTCGCCCGTGCCCGCGGACGACCTCGACGTCGACAGTGCGGCACCGGACGGCGGCCGCGCCCTCGCCCAGGTCCTGCGCGGCGAGGGGATCGACGTCGTGCGCGCCGACGGGCTCGACGAGGCCCTCCGCGCGCTCGGCCCGGGCAGCACCCTCCTGATCGACGACCCGGGGTCCGCCCTGGACGAGGAGCAGTACGCCCGGCTCGCGGACGAGGCCGACACCGTCGTCCTCGTCGAGCCGACCGGCGCGGCGCTCGAGGCGCTCCTGCCCGGGGTCGCCTTCGCCGGCGCTCCGCAGGACGACGGCGTGCTCGCCGCCTCCTGCGCGCTGCCCGCCGCGGAGCGCGCCGGCGGGATCCCCGCGGGCGGCAGCACCTTCCGCGTCCTCGAGGGCGGGGCGGTGGGCTGCTTCCCGTCCGGTGACGACGCCTTCGCGCTCGTCGCCGACTCCCCCGCCGCAGGTCCGGACGTGGTCGCCGTCGGCGACGCGGACCTCCTGCGCAACGGCGCGATCGCCGAGGAGGGGCGCGCCGCCCTCGCCCTCGGCCTCCTCGGCGCCGAGGACCGCCTCGTCTGGTACCGCGCCGGCGCGGCCGACGCGGCGACCGCGACCGTCGACCCGGCCGATCTCGCCCCGGGCTGGGTCACGCCGGCGCTGCTGCTGCTCGTGGGCGTCTTCGTCGCCTCCGCCGTCTGGCGCGGCCGGCGCTTCGGGCCGCTCGCCGTCGAGCCGCTGCCCGTCGTCGTGCACGCGAGCGAGACGGCGCGCGGCGCGCCCGCCTCTACGCCCGGCGCCACCCGCGTGCGCGCGCTCGACGCGCTGCGCATCGGCACGCTGCACCGCGCCGCCGCGGTGCTCGGCCTCGCTCCGTCGAGCGGAGTGGACGAGGTCGTCGCGGGCGCCGCCGCGCTCCTCGAGCGCGACCCGCGCGCCCTGCGCCGGCTCCTCGTCGACGACGAGCCGGCCGACGACGCGGCCCTCGTCGCCGCCTCGGACGAGCTCCTGCGCTTCGAGCGCGCGCTCCGGGCCGCCCGCGCGCCCCGCCTCGACCCCGCACGATCCGACGCCGAACGTCCTGACACCGAACGACCCGACGCCGAACGACCCGACCACGAACGACCGGAAGGCCCCCTCCGATGA